The Opitutales bacterium nucleotide sequence GACCGCACGTGGGGCGGCCCTCACTGCTCTAGCGCTACGTCATATTCAGATTTTCGAATACGCTCCCCTCCGTATCAAGCAAGCTGTCTCAGGCCATGGGCGCGCCTCAAAAGAACAAGTTATAAAATCGGTTCAGCAAATCTTACGACTTACGGTTCCGCTGCCATCTGACGAAGCTGACGCCACTGGAGCTGCGCTTTGCCACGCTTTCACCCATCGCGACTAAACATTTTTGTCTAAAGCCGTATCCATCTCCATGGGTTTGAATGTGATTTACCAATCAGCCCGTGATCAAAACATCTCCACAAATGGAGCTAAATAGGCCGAAAAGAATGGCCCAAGCCAGACGAAATGAAGCCATCCTCCCAGGGCTAGCATAGGACCAAAGGGGACTGCGAGACTCAGGCCGACGCCTGCTTCGGGCATAGCCTCCGGATCATTTGGACCGACGTCTTCTTCTCTGGCACCACTAGGAACTTCTTCCTCAGCGTTTTGTTCTACAGAGCCTCGGAAACGCGCGGCGATCATGAATGGAATTAGTAGGATAGTGCCTATGGTCGCGCCCCCGAAGATTCCAAAAACCGCACCTTGCCAACCACAGAATGCACCGATGCAGCCCATAAACATGACATCCCCCTCGCCCATCGCCTCTTTGCCAAGAGCAATCTCAGCGAGTAACCTAATCCAATAAATAATGGCGCTTCCGACAAGCACACCAATCACGGAGAACACACCGCCCTTTAACATACCGACGATCCCCGTCTCCTCCACGCCATGGAGTGATGGACAGGCAATCGACAACAAAACGCCGAGAAACATCCCACCGATCGAAAAACGCAGAGGAATGATCATGTGGTCCAGGTCGATGAAAGTCG carries:
- a CDS encoding prepilin peptidase, with product MNLIENFEFIQAEAPWFFALVAFGLGAIVGSFLNVCIYRIPAGLSVVTPGSRCGSCGTPIKWYHNIPILSWVLLRGRAACCHAKFSIRYPAIELLTGLFFLWSWLAHPPLIAGIGMLFASILIATTFIDLDHMIIPLRFSIGGMFLGVLLSIACPSLHGVEETGIVGMLKGGVFSVIGVLVGSAIIYWIRLLAEIALGKEAMGEGDVMFMGCIGAFCGWQGAVFGIFGGATIGTILLIPFMIAARFRGSVEQNAEEEVPSGAREEDVGPNDPEAMPEAGVGLSLAVPFGPMLALGGWLHFVWLGPFFSAYLAPFVEMF